The following proteins come from a genomic window of Hoplias malabaricus isolate fHopMal1 chromosome 15, fHopMal1.hap1, whole genome shotgun sequence:
- the zgc:122979 gene encoding dnaJ homolog subfamily B member 5 has product MVLIWTQFGVKHKNVKCKVRVLHGEESWTSEEVHEDAEVPSPPPSPPCIDHYAVLGVSSDSNEEEIRRAYKRLALRYHPDKNPDADAEEKFKQIAQAYEVLTDPQKRSVYDQQGLSKGGVSSTGSKSDPAHSSPKSDAHAWRVFFNFEFDSDDDLFNPFLKTPMPHLSRQHGGKASATQPMTEVHDLPVSLEDILLGVTKRVKVTRLRQTDKNKLQPEERVIDVEVKKGWKEGTKITFPGEGHQVAGQAPNDLAFVVKEKKHAHFRREGSNIVYTATISLREALCGCTINVPILDGQSKPIPCSDVIKPGSLRRLIGEGLPRAKNPTQRGDLLVEFNVVFPDRIPPSSKEIIKHSLGQC; this is encoded by the exons ATGGTTCTCATCTGGACTCAGTTCGGCGTCAAGCACAAGAACGTCAAGTGCAAAGTGCGCGTGCTCCACGGCGAGGAGAGCTGGACCTCAGAG GAGGTGCACGAGGACGCTGAGGTACCCagcccccctccctctccaccATGCATTGATCACTACGCAGTGCTGGGGGTGTCGAGCGACTCCAACGAGGAGGAGATCCGGCGGGCATACAAGCGCCTGGCACTACGTTACCACCCCGACAAAAACCCAGACGCGGATGCCGAAGAGAAGTTCAAGCAGATTGCCCAAGCCTATGAAGTCCTCACGGACCCCCAGAAGCGCAGCGTGTACGACCAGCAAG GTTTAAGCAAAGGGGGAGTGTCTTCAACTGGAAGCAAATCAGACCCCGCCCACAGCAGCCCCAAATCTGATGCCCATGCCTGGCGCGTCTTCTTCAACTTTGAGTTCGACTCGGACGACGACCTCTTCAACCCCTTCCTGAAAACCCCCATGCCCCACCTCAGTCGCCAACATGGTGGCAAAGCGTCGGCAACCCAGCCCATGACGGAGGTGCACGACCTGCCTGTGAGCCTGGAGGACATCCTGCTGGGCGTGACCAAGCGAGTAAAGGTGACACGACTCCGACAGACAGACAAGAACAAGCTCCAGCCTGAGGAGCGCGTTATCGACGTGGAGGTGAAGAAAGGCTGGAAGGAGGGGACCAAGATCACCTTCCCCGGAGAGGGTCACCAGGTGGCTGGCCAAGCACCCAACGACCTGGCCTTCGTGGTAAAGGAGAAGAAGCATGCCCACTTCCGACGAGAGGGCTCCAACATCGTCTACACGGCCACCATCTCGCTGCGAGAG gcTCTGTGTGGCTGCACCATCAATGTCCCCATCCTTGACGGACAGTCAAAGCCCATCCCTTGCAGTGATGTCATCAAGCCCGGCTCCTTGAGGAGACTGATAGGGGAGGGGCTTCCACGAGCAAAAAACCCCACCCAGCGCGGCGACCTCCTAGTCGAGTTCAACGTGGTCTTTCCCGACCGGATCCCACCCTCCAGCAAAGAGATCATCAAACACAGCCTTGGACAGTGTTAA
- the hwa gene encoding protein huluwa, whose translation MPEPLITVTPSPDQLREHLPVSTVTLLALALAPCALVLLLLLHCLLLGYKVLRLARRRKGARHCSGSALTSTHSLSLPPASCSRSRKESRFSSAPELASSAQRRVHLLRSWRGGSAPVLLLQSSDSETECGHVVPPNSPEQLANPKERCPIPVRMMRRSSTMELELISLDKVHLEGEVISSIPQEASCFVASTSSSVAGPGLDSDFGASAGVSLRILSADSDRFPGATWASGLEWDYYDPSYVTQNHVPKHRHHAPPITLKQYWV comes from the exons ATGCCAGAGCCGTTAATAACGGTCACTCCGTCCCCAGACCAGCTGCGCGAGCACCTGCCGGTCTCGACGGTGACGCTGCTGGCGCTCGCTCTTGCCCCGTGCGCACTCGTGTTGTTGCTGCTCCTCCATTGCCTGCTGCTGGGCTACAAAGTGCTGCGTCTGGCGAGGCGGCGGAAGGGCGCGCGCCACTGCTCCGGGAGCGCCCTCACGAGCACCCATTCGCTCTCTCTGCCGCCTGCGTCCTGCAGTCGATCGCGGAAAGAGAGTCGCTTCTCCTCGGCGCCCGAGCTCGCGTCCTCGGCGCAGCGGCGCGTGCATTTGCTGCGCTCCTGGCGCGGAGGGAGCGCGCCTGTGCTCTTGCTGCAGTCCAGCGACTCGGAGACGGAGTGCGGACACGTCGTGCCACCGAACTCACCGGAGCAGCTCGCGAATCCCAAAGAG cgatGTCCAATACCTGTTAGGATGATGCGCAGGAGCAGCACGATGGAGTTGGAGCTTATATCTCTGGACAAGGTCCATCTGGAGGGTGAGGTCATCAGCAGTATTCCACAGGAGGCCTCATGCTTCGTAGCGTCCACCAGCTCTTCAGTGGCTGGACCTGGACTGGACAGTGACTTCGGTGCCAGTGCGG GTGTGTCTCTGCGCATCCTGTCAGCGGACAGCGACAGATTCCCAGGGGCCACCTGGGCGTCTGGGTTGGAGTGGGACTATTATGACCCAAGTTACGTCACACAGAACCACGTTCCCAAACACAGACACCATGCACCCCCTATCACCCTCAAACAGTACTGGGTCTGA